AGGAGGACTCAACAAATTGTCAATGAATAATTAAGAAATACCCAAAATAGGTTTTATCGTAGATAAGGATGGAAAGGCTCTGCAAaaaatgagaaaaaaaaagacaatGCACCCTTGAAGTAACTCATGTTCTTTCATAAtaagactttgaaatttctcATCAGGGTTCTCACTAGCAGCCCTGCCCCCATTCCTCCGATTTTACCAATCGTGCTGTAATCCGCCCTGCCTGTCATCGCCCATTCCTTTCACAACAGTCGTGTGCTCGACCAAAGCTTTGAACTACGGAGATATCGCCTTCAGGTCAAAGGTACTTATATCACCCATATTCCAACACTCAAAGCTGCTACCAGTTTTACCTGACCCACGATATGAGCACCAAAATACCCCAACAAGAGATAATTCCTCTGCGTACGGACCTTGCTGCGCTCGGTAATCGTATAAATGCTGAAACCAGGAATGCCCACAATAAGATTGATAAGATGATGACGCTAAAGTTTGCACTGGCTTTGAGAGATCCTAAGATCTACCGTCAGGGTATACAGATGTACTATCATATTTTTTCAGCTATTGAAGAGTCTCTTGACCGTGAGTTGTCCAAGGAGACGCCCTGGACctcaattttgaaacagGTTTACAAGCCTACCATTCGTCGATCTGAACGTCTTTACAAAGATTTGTTGTTTTACTACGACAACGATCCAAAAAAGTTTGCTGAGCCTATCATGCCGGAGCAAATTCGTTTCATTCGTCACATCAAGGAGTCGACTGCAGAGAAGCCATACCTTTTGCTGGCTTATATGCATGTCATGTACCTGGCTCTTTTCGCTGGTGGCCGTATCTTTAGATCCAAGTTGGCTAAAGCTGTTGGACTGTTCCCTCAGGTCGTTGGAAAAACCACCGAAGAGATCTCTCTCGAGGCCACTAACTTTTTCCGTTTCGAATgtgaggatgaagatgcCTTCCGTATCGTTTACAAACGTGACTACGAACTTGCCACGCGTAATAACTTGACTGAGACAGAAAAGCAGGAGATAATCAAGGAAAGTCAACTCGTTTTCGAAGAAAATGCAACATGTGTCAAAGAGATTGAATCTCACAACTTGAGAAGACTGCAAGAAAAGGTCCTCTACAAAGTAGCCACCAAGGGTTACTACGTGGTTCTCGCAGTACTTATTATGTTGGCTGTGTTCCTTTTAAAGACAATCGCATCAAGACTACTTTTGTAAGACATTGATGCTGATTTATTTATTTCCTATGTATATTAGTATTCAATCATATTGCATCATCGCTTGATTAACTTGACTGTGTGGGTAGATAGGGTACAAATATTTCAGATTAGAAGGAAGGCTTTGAAAAGTCGTTCTTGTTATTCCCAATTTGGAAATTTAATGGTGTATGTTTATTCTTTACCTAAACAGGCAGTTTCTTTATTTCATATTCTAGTCCTATATAACAGAGGGTCCTTGGTGAACGTTCCAGTTCAGCAAGCAGTTAGAAATGTCCTTATCATTAATTAGTACAGTAGCATTGCTAGCTCCAGCATTTTACTTTGACCCAGTTTTGGCCCTTGATTTGGGAAGCTTGGATCAATGGCAAGATACCGATTCCTCCAGAAACTCTAATGCGAGTAACGACGAAAGCGGAAACTCAGACAGCAATTCAGACGCTTCCTCAGAGAGTTCTCTAGAAAATTCTAATCAGGAATCCAACCAGAACTCTGAAGAAGGATCTACTCAAGACTCTAACCAAAATTCCAACCAAAATTCTGCTCAAACTCAACAGCAAACTGCAGCTACTACTCAAGCCCAGAGAGCTTCTGAAAGTGAGCAGACTCAATCATTGGCCGCAACTACTGCCGCATCATTAGAGACCAATACACAGCAAACCCCAGAGACAACCCCGACCACAACTGTCTGGTGGAGTCAGTCCGTCACACAATGGTGGACACCTTCAGTAACGAAATGGTGGACTCCAGAATCAGAGCTAACAGCTTCTTCTACTGATAACtcaaattctctttcaagcACTTTGTCTACAGTTGTTTCATCATCTAGCACTTTAAAAAATACCACTTCCAAAAACTCCACAAACAGTGGACTAAGAAGCCATCAACCAAATTCCAACTGGAAAAGTGGAATGTTAGTGGGCGGCATATTAATGGCATCAGTGGTCTTGAGCGGTCTATAGAAACAACATTTCATACTACAAATCTTAAGTTAACAGCATGCAGAACTAATATACATTTGTCTAGGATATATAACTAGACATTCAACATTCTAGACGTGTTTTTGTTCCTGGTAGTTAACCAATTCTTGATCCACTCCAGTGCTGGAGCTGAGGTCCTCCTCGTCGGCAGCAAAAGCGTCTGGGTTGAGCTCGCCGTGATAAATCTCCCCAATGGCCTCTAATGACTTTTTCTTCGTCTCTGGTAACAACAGTGTCGTTCCAACGCCTAACAACATAAACAGAGCAAATATCTCCATTACGTGtggaagaaaacaatttgGCTTGTCTGCGGAACATCCATGGTTGATTAGAGTACCCAGTACTGTTTGGGCAATGATGGCTCCAATCTTTCCGGATGCAGATGAAATTCCATGGGCAGTGGAACGGAAACGAGTTGGGTGAATTTCCACTGGGTAAATATATGTGGTACAGTTTGGACCAAAGTTGATaaaaaattgaacaatGATATAAAGACCCAAAAGCCCCTTGTCAGATAATTTATCGTATGCAAATCCGATGGCACAGAAAAGAGCGGTAACAACAATGAATCCCATCAGCTGGATGAACTTTCTACCCAAGGTATCAATTGTAGCAACTGATACCCAATAGCCAGGTAGAGCACCTGCACAAATCAAAATAAGGTTACCAGCACAGACATTGTACAGTTTTTCATAAACATTTTCATCGGAGGCAAAGCCAATTGCCTGGAGAATGACAGCAGagttcaaattcaaacCGTAAAAGGCAACATCCAACAAGAACCAAGAACCTGCAGTACCaatcaaaaactttccGTACTTCCATTGACGGTAgtgattccaaaaatcaGCCCAGGTAGCAGGTTGGACTTtatgttcttcttcttcctcttcaagaacAGCACGGTCAGCAAAAGTAAGGGGAGCTGCAGCAGTTTCATTGTTAGCGTTCTCAGCAGCAATTAGCTGCATCTTATCGTTTTGACGGGCCATTTGTTGCTCATAAGCCTGTAACTCCTTGTGAAGTTTATATCTTGGGGATTCTGGAGTGGTCAATCTGAAGTACAAAGCAATACATCCTGGAACGGCACCGAATCCAACTAAAACTCTCCACATCTTATCCAATGCTAGTACACAAGGACCAACACATTCTGAGGCATTGGTTGCATCGATCAAATCCGATTTCCAACCAACCACGCAGATCAAAGCAACGATACCGGCAAGTAATTGACCCCAACCTTGATTGGCAAAAACAGCAGCCATTATCATACCTCTAGTATTTTTTGTAGAATATTCAGAAGTAATAGTAGATGACAAAGAGTAATCTGCTCCAATACCAATACCCATAACAATACGGTAAAAAGTCAGTAGAGCAACAAAGTTGACAGCGGGGGATTCACCAGCACAGACCTGAAGAATAGTAGCTGTAATCATAATGATTAATTCAATACCCCAAATTTTTCGTCCGACATAATCACACAGCTTACCAAAGACCACCTGACCCAATACTGTACCCACGGATGTAGACACTTTCATCAGGGACTCTGTGGACGAGGGGATCCGACCGGTACCTCCATGGGCACCTCCCCAGTAAACGTAGCCCAGCATGCTGGTCGCTAAATTAATGGCAAAGATATCGTAAGAATCGGTCAGAAAACCAATACCACCAACCATAATGGCTCTAACATGGTACAAAGAGAACTTGGCATtgtcaattttttccaaagctaatcttcttctttcaaaaggaTCTTCTATGTGGTCGAACTCATCTAACAGGTTGTGAACGTTTAACCTTTTAGACTTTGTCTTGGCTTGCATGACTGGTTCAGATGACATTATTCTTGGTATTCTTGGCCAAGACAACCACTAATGCGGGCCTCAAGGACTTTATACTTTTGGTCAGACGACAAATTTCCTAATTCTGCAATGCCTCGTGTGCCTTCTcggaaaaataaaaa
This is a stretch of genomic DNA from Komagataella phaffii GS115 chromosome 3, complete sequence. It encodes these proteins:
- a CDS encoding ER localized, heme-binding peroxidase involved in the degradation of heme, translated to MSTKIPQQEIIPLRTDLAALGNRINAETRNAHNKIDKMMTLKFALALRDPKIYRQGIQMYYHIFSAIEESLDRELSKETPWTSILKQVYKPTIRRSERLYKDLLFYYDNDPKKFAEPIMPEQIRFIRHIKESTAEKPYLLLAYMHVMYLALFAGGRIFRSKLAKAVGLFPQVVGKTTEEISLEATNFFRFECEDEDAFRIVYKRDYELATRNNLTETEKQEIIKESQLVFEENATCVKEIESHNLRRLQEKVLYKVATKGYYVVLAVLIMLAVFLLKTIASRLLL
- a CDS encoding High-affinity inorganic phosphate (Pi) transporter and low-affinity manganese transporter produces the protein MSSEPVMQAKTKSKRLNVHNLLDEFDHIEDPFERRRLALEKIDNAKFSLYHVRAIMVGGIGFLTDSYDIFAINLATSMLGYVYWGGAHGGTGRIPSSTESLMKVSTSVGTVLGQVVFGKLCDYVGRKIWGIELIIMITATILQVCAGESPAVNFVALLTFYRIVMGIGIGADYSLSSTITSEYSTKNTRGMIMAAVFANQGWGQLLAGIVALICVVGWKSDLIDATNASECVGPCVLALDKMWRVLVGFGAVPGCIALYFRLTTPESPRYKLHKELQAYEQQMARQNDKMQLIAAENANNETAAAPLTFADRAVLEEEEEEHKVQPATWADFWNHYRQWKYGKFLIGTAGSWFLLDVAFYGLNLNSAVILQAIGFASDENVYEKLYNVCAGNLILICAGALPGYWVSVATIDTLGRKFIQLMGFIVVTALFCAIGFAYDKLSDKGLLGLYIIVQFFINFGPNCTTYIYPVEIHPTRFRSTAHGISSASGKIGAIIAQTVLGTLINHGCSADKPNCFLPHVMEIFALFMLLGVGTTLLLPETKKKSLEAIGEIYHGELNPDAFAADEEDLSSSTGVDQELVNYQEQKHV